The DNA sequence AGATGCGCTCGGCTCTCCTGGCGTGCCTTCCCATCACCGGGAATCCAATTCTTTCCGATTTTGAAGATGTTTGTCACTCGCACGGCGTGTCCGGAAGAGCCTTCCGTGTCGTGTCTGACCCGATTCTGACCACCACGACTGTGAAGCCACGCTGTCTACCCGGTTTCTGCcaagaggaggatgaagatgatGTGGAAAGGTGCACCGACGAGGAAGGAGGCATTAGGAATGGACACGGGGGAGAGGAAGCTTGGGAGAACTCGTGGGAGCGGGATGGCAGTGTTCGCCGTGTGGACtgcttctctcgctctctcagccATTGTGTCAGAGAGGGCTTGCGTTCTTGTACGCAACTCGCTTCTGCACTAGCCAAAGCTGGCCACTTCTACAGATACATTACAACAGTGGTTCCACCGGAGAAATTAAGTCAGGTGCTTGATGGACCTGGTTTGATGATGGGAGCCCTGGGAAACGCTTTGGCTCCGGTTCAAGACTGGGCGATCCAGCTTAAGGTAAACATGATCTCATGAATTGCTTCAGATTGTGTTTCTCAAACTCTTAAGGCTAATTACACGTTGACGTTGTCACATGATCACATCCAAAGAAATGAAAATGGCCAGTCACCACTGAACAATTTGTAGAACAGGTCAACAACTTGCCATCAGTGGCGCCAAGTTGGCAACAACACTTTTGTTTCTTCTATTCCTAAGTCAAAAGATGTATCAAGAAGTTTCTCTGTTTTGGGATACAGATGCTTCGCCGGCTTCTGGACTCCGTGGAGGTCTTGGAGGAGATGAGCGGACCTGGGGAAATGGTGCTAGGTGTTTCGGAGACGGCGTTGCTGAGGGAGCTCACTGACACTTTGGAGCCCTTCATGGAAGCCTGGGACATGGTTTGCGGGGAACGACAGACGGACACGCAGACCGAcgtgcagacagacagacacgtgTCCATCAGTCTGGCGCTCCCGTGCGTACTGGGTTTACGCAAGCATCTTTCGGAGACGTCGACCCCTCATTGCCCTTCTCTCCTGGCCAGCCTGAGTCAGGCAACTGAGCGCCGCCTCGCTCCCATCCTGGAGGACCCCCTCTACATCACCGCCACCACTCTCGACCCTCAATTCAAGCTCACGTGGAGCAGTGACCCCGAATGGCACGGACAAGTTCTTCTGAAAGAATTATCCAAATATTCCGCAGACTCCAACACGGAACGACTTCCTCATTCCCACACGTCTCCAACCCCGACTCCGTCGCCCGTGTCGTCGCTGACTCGTCCCTGCAAGTTGTTCTCTTTCATCAAACAGAGACCCACCACGCAAGCCAAGAGCCTGGAACAGGAGCTAGCCATCTACTTGCGAGAAGAACCCACGGATGAAGAAGTTTTACATTACTGGCGACGTAAAGCCATTGACTTCCCGCTCCTCGCCCAGGTGGCTAAGAGGGCGGTGACCGTACCCGCTTGCGGCACGGCGGTAGAAAGCATCTTCAGCAAGGCCGAGCGCTGTCTGAGGCCCGAGAGAGGGCGATCCTTACCAAAGAACCTGGAGACACTTATCTACCTCAAAGCCAATTATAGATTATTGTGGACATAGTCTAGTTGTTTGCAGCCTTATAGTAAATATCGCAGCGCGTATTAAGGAATAAAGGGAACACGTTTGCCGGACGCTATCTTTATCCAACCAGCCAATGAACCCACTAACACAAACCAATGATTACattaaacgaaaaaaaaaatgcataggaCTTCTTGTTGCTGATATCGATATACTAACCCGAAAAGTTAAtgtattgatttttaaaatactTCTATGACAATGCGTCACCCACTAACATTGACAGTttccttctgtgtgtgtgtttgcctcaTCACTAGCACTTAATAAATGACCTTTACTTATTGTAAAATCATCTACAATGTGTAggcattatattattatatattgacCTTCTGACTGATTTTGCTAAAATATTGTCGTTTTGAAGATGGAAGGTGCCATTGGCACTTTGGTGTAAGACTTTGGGTCTTTTCAGTTTCTAGGACGTACGATGTCATTGGTTCAATTGGGTCTAGAGTTTACGTTATTGTTGGGCCTACCTTAGATCCTCGTAAGGTGTTTTAGAGGCTAAAGTCTCGTAGGTTTCTGGTGTCATCGGTCGTAAGGTTCGTAAAGGGTCTTGTTGGTCCTACCACGTCGTGTCATCTGTTTTTGGGTTCTCTACGAATAATACTTAAATACTTTCCATCCAGTCTGACTTCTCTATAGTTTCAAACACGGTTCCTAATATCGAGTTATCCGTGAGCTGCCCATCCCGTCGTGCTGTGGATTGTTTATGCAGCTTGAAAGCCCTCAACCCCCTCATTCCCTTTCTCTCCGTCTGTCTCTTTCatccctccattttttttccaaccagaCTGTGACAGCTCATCCATTTGCATTAGAGCAGCTGGCTCCTCTTGGTAATTGCCTCTCAAATGAATTACTTGGCTGAGAGTGAGGCTGCAAGACAGGAGGAAATTGTAATTGAACGCCTTAGCTCGCTCCGCCTCGTGCCAAGTGATTACATCTGCAGTGCAGAGAGCCACCACGTACGGAACCTGTTCTTCCCCTCCCCCACTTTTATGGCTCGAATGTACAGTCCTCAGACACATGCATAGCAGGCCGCACTGCATGCGACTTTAAGAGTCCGTCATGATTGTCTGCACTACTCTATTTAGGTAGCTGAGGGGGCTTACAGCTTAGTTCTGCAGGACAGTACCGTTGCCAAAAACAAAAGTTATGGTTCCGCATTGAGACAGCCTTGGTAACCCTGTACACACTCCCGGATAAACAGACCAGTTATGTTATTAATAACCCGCCTGCTGCTGACTGCTGACAGTTAGGAGAGGTCGGGCCATCTTTTATATCAGGCAtcgcacacacaaaaagtctTGCGACTCTTGGTCCGAACGTTTACGGGAGCTGAAAATGTGAGGAAATGTTGAGTTGAGAAGTGAGAACGGACTTTACACCGTGTCCGATGTAATATTCGTCCAGTCATCCAGAAAAGAGTGTATCGGTTTTAGTTCAACCCAAAGGTCATCCAATTATGACTAAGTAGTgatggggaaaatgaagcttcacgaaccagttgttgtattctttGGCTCCTCTAGATGCCAATGTTggttttaagaaatggcaagtcagtGGGCTTTTAgaaagtgccatctagaggtctaATTAAACACAACAACGGGTTCATGAAccatcttgaagcttcatttgcccatcattaGCTTTAAGCCACTGGCGTCAATGTCTGGTCCCCGAAGTATCCTGCATGTTTTTGATATCTCCCCCCACTAACACACCAGATTGAAATGATTAGGATGATTaaatcattcactgccattgacgagaATAGACGTCAAA is a window from the Syngnathus scovelli strain Florida chromosome 2, RoL_Ssco_1.2, whole genome shotgun sequence genome containing:
- the si:dkey-109j17.5 gene encoding zinc finger BED domain-containing protein 4 — its product is MASVSKVSILDYFNIVFEGENGKIESNCKACGTRIQAKRSVTSNFVTHLKRKHQAMYDDFVKRKDMKREGFPSAPMHTLMANGGNARYTFPAGAGMGGGAGGMATLDGGGGGGGVSKFDKHDPRQVLISEAIAKMIVRDLQPVSMVENCGFRVLLQLLEPRYTPDPQYYIQNQLLPAYTYQAQVTIRQALASAHALSLSLDVWRASSASSLGYLGVTCHFLSSEWQMRSALLACLPITGNPILSDFEDVCHSHGVSGRAFRVVSDPILTTTTVKPRCLPGFCQEEDEDDVERCTDEEGGIRNGHGGEEAWENSWERDGSVRRVDCFSRSLSHCVREGLRSCTQLASALAKAGHFYRYITTVVPPEKLSQVLDGPGLMMGALGNALAPVQDWAIQLKMLRRLLDSVEVLEEMSGPGEMVLGVSETALLRELTDTLEPFMEAWDMVCGERQTDTQTDVQTDRHVSISLALPCVLGLRKHLSETSTPHCPSLLASLSQATERRLAPILEDPLYITATTLDPQFKLTWSSDPEWHGQVLLKELSKYSADSNTERLPHSHTSPTPTPSPVSSLTRPCKLFSFIKQRPTTQAKSLEQELAIYLREEPTDEEVLHYWRRKAIDFPLLAQVAKRAVTVPACGTAVESIFSKAERCLRPERGRSLPKNLETLIYLKANYRLLWT